The proteins below come from a single Necator americanus strain Aroian chromosome V, whole genome shotgun sequence genomic window:
- a CDS encoding hypothetical protein (NECATOR_CHRV.G18648.T1), which yields MLPLEFPHRSLVSLPIFTLRARKLKYKKTHKQTTGHRLCRTLAAAAASRLIALERTGSAVSSSGRFTPIRLHVPSDFSLGPILIESTSNIPQKIRTDSFWFF from the exons ATGTTACCGTTAGAATTCCCTCACAGATCTCTAGTTTCCCTCCCGATATTTACACTTCGCGCTCGAAAATTGAAGTACAAGAAG ACACACAAGCAAACAACTGGTCACCGTCTTTGCCGCACTCTTGCTGCAGCGGCCGCGTCGCGGCTCATCGCGCTGGAGCGCACGGGTTCTGCTGTTTCCAGTTCTGGAAGATTCACTCCCATTCGTCTTCACGTTCCATCTGATTTCTCTTTGGGTCCTATTTTAATTGAAAGCACATCGAATA TCCCTCAGAAAATACGAACTGATTCATTCTGGTTCTTCTGA